From Streptosporangiales bacterium, a single genomic window includes:
- a CDS encoding septum site-determining protein has translation MPVGDDSSGRPRPLLVSDDATLVDEVLRLAAAAGVVMELAASPGAVRGSWATAPLVVLGQDVSAEAVRLRMPSRARLVVVCQAEDPEMFKRALALGAEQVVVLPTGQDWLVDRLADAMESPAEDGPTICVVGGRGGAGASTTATALALTAMRMGRESLLVDGDPLGGGIDLVVGGEDTEGLRWPDFAQTRGRVNGTALRAALPRVDQLTVLSWDRSDELDISVEAMRAVLAAAGRCSDLVVVDLPRRVDDAAAEALTRSNVTLLVVPAEVRAVAAAARVAGGLRYHAADIRVLVRGPAPTGLPADVIGQSLGLPLAGSIRAEPGLAEALDHGEPPIRRPRTPLAVFCRNFLLTLESDRHAA, from the coding sequence ATGCCGGTCGGCGACGACTCGTCCGGCCGGCCGCGTCCGCTGTTGGTGAGCGACGACGCGACGCTCGTCGACGAGGTGTTGCGGCTCGCGGCCGCCGCGGGAGTGGTCATGGAGCTGGCCGCTTCGCCGGGTGCGGTGCGTGGCTCGTGGGCCACCGCACCGCTGGTGGTGCTCGGGCAGGACGTGTCCGCCGAGGCGGTGCGGCTACGGATGCCGTCCCGTGCGCGGCTGGTGGTCGTCTGCCAGGCCGAGGACCCCGAGATGTTCAAGCGCGCCCTGGCGCTCGGTGCGGAGCAGGTGGTCGTGCTGCCGACCGGCCAGGATTGGCTGGTCGACCGGTTGGCCGACGCGATGGAGTCGCCGGCCGAAGATGGCCCGACGATCTGCGTCGTCGGCGGCCGCGGCGGTGCCGGCGCGTCCACCACGGCCACGGCCCTCGCGCTGACCGCGATGCGAATGGGCCGCGAGTCGTTGCTGGTCGACGGCGACCCGTTGGGCGGCGGCATCGACCTGGTCGTCGGCGGCGAGGACACCGAGGGCCTGCGCTGGCCCGACTTCGCGCAGACCAGAGGACGGGTCAACGGCACCGCGCTGCGAGCGGCACTGCCCCGCGTCGACCAGCTGACCGTGCTCTCCTGGGACCGCAGCGACGAGCTCGACATCAGCGTCGAGGCGATGCGCGCGGTGCTCGCCGCCGCCGGCCGCTGCAGCGACCTGGTCGTCGTAGACCTACCCCGCCGGGTAGACGACGCCGCCGCGGAGGCCCTCACCCGCTCGAACGTGACGCTGCTCGTAGTACCGGCCGAGGTACGCGCGGTGGCCGCCGCCGCCCGCGTAGCCGGTGGCCTGCGCTACCACGCCGCCGACATCCGCGTCCTGGTCCGCGGCCCCGCACCAACCGGCCTCCCCGCCGACGTCATCGGCCAGTCCCTGGGCCTACCCCTGGCAGGCTCCATCCGCGCCGAACCCGGCCTAGCCGAAGCCCTAGACCACGGCGAGCCCCCAATCCGCCGCCCCCGAACCCCCCTAGCCGTCTTCTGCCGCAACTTCCTCCTAACCCTCGAAAGCGACCGCCACGC
- a CDS encoding oxidoreductase yields MTASGTAHPLTAVAALPGVPEAVGEAREVVDRLLGHRALRRHAPAVAAETALRGAWASAALAGMEVPLDELRQAPPDAPVVQGALRVAGEVGPLLPVWRRAPGQALAKLHALAAADVVPAAECGRPASPTAAQRLQALPQVLDAPMDVSAIVVSAVVHGEVASLPAFAWGSELVAQPAGRLVLLARGLDRKGLLAPEVGHLELRDEYEAALAGYGTGTAGLARWVVHCAAAVRLGAQDGLAVCEALLRG; encoded by the coding sequence ATGACCGCCAGCGGTACGGCGCACCCACTGACCGCGGTGGCGGCGTTGCCCGGCGTGCCCGAGGCCGTCGGCGAGGCGCGGGAGGTGGTCGACCGGTTGCTCGGGCACCGCGCGCTGCGCCGGCACGCGCCGGCCGTCGCGGCGGAGACCGCGCTGCGCGGCGCCTGGGCGTCGGCCGCGCTCGCCGGGATGGAGGTGCCGCTTGACGAGCTGCGCCAGGCCCCGCCGGACGCGCCGGTCGTCCAGGGGGCGTTGCGGGTCGCCGGCGAAGTCGGCCCACTGTTGCCGGTATGGCGACGTGCGCCCGGCCAGGCGCTCGCGAAACTGCACGCGCTCGCGGCCGCGGACGTCGTGCCGGCGGCGGAGTGCGGCCGGCCGGCGTCACCGACCGCGGCGCAGCGGCTGCAGGCCCTGCCGCAGGTGCTCGACGCGCCGATGGACGTGTCCGCGATCGTGGTGTCGGCGGTCGTCCACGGCGAGGTCGCGTCGCTGCCGGCGTTCGCCTGGGGCAGTGAGCTGGTGGCGCAGCCGGCCGGCCGGCTGGTGCTGTTGGCCCGCGGCCTTGACCGCAAGGGCCTGCTCGCGCCCGAGGTGGGGCACCTGGAGCTGCGGGACGAGTACGAGGCGGCGCTCGCCGGCTACGGCACCGGCACCGCGGGACTGGCGCGCTGGGTCGTCCACTGCGCGGCCGCCGTACGATTGGGGGCACAGGACGGGTTGGCCGTGTGCGAGGCGTTGTTGCGCGGTTAG